The following proteins come from a genomic window of Winogradskyella sp. PC-19:
- a CDS encoding LysE family translocator gives MSATAALAISPGPDNIYVLVQSLTNSKSHALATVTGLMTGCIVHTTLLAFGVSAIIKANEDLFLGIKILGAVYLLYLAYKVYKSDSKIYINTVSNERKNHKQLFIQGFFMNVLNPKVTIFFLAFFPSFLFSETLSTVIQFYVLGGLFILVSFFIFSSIALMASFIKEYTLSHKNSGTIFKWLQIVVFIGIAIFILL, from the coding sequence ATGTCCGCTACAGCAGCTTTGGCTATTTCGCCAGGTCCAGATAATATTTATGTTTTAGTACAAAGTCTTACGAATAGTAAATCTCATGCATTAGCAACCGTTACTGGGTTGATGACAGGTTGTATTGTTCATACAACGTTATTAGCTTTTGGTGTCTCTGCAATAATTAAAGCGAATGAAGACTTATTTCTGGGAATCAAGATATTAGGCGCTGTATACTTACTGTATCTTGCATACAAGGTTTATAAGTCTGATAGTAAAATCTACATAAATACTGTAAGTAATGAGAGGAAAAACCACAAGCAACTGTTTATTCAAGGTTTTTTTATGAACGTACTAAATCCTAAAGTGACAATCTTCTTCTTGGCATTTTTTCCATCTTTTTTGTTTAGTGAAACTTTAAGTACTGTAATTCAGTTTTATGTTTTAGGTGGATTATTTATTCTGGTTTCGTTTTTTATTTTTTCTTCTATAGCTCTTATGGCGAGTTTTATCAAAGAGTACACATTGAGTCATAAAAACTCAGGTACGATTTTTAAATGGTTGCAGATTGTTGTTTTTATTGGAATAGCGATTTTTATTTTACTTTAG
- a CDS encoding hydroxymethylglutaryl-CoA lyase → MKNPVKLIECPRDAMQGIKDWIPTEKKVQYIQSLLRVGFDTIDFGSFVSPKAIPQMVDTAEVLAQLDLSKTTSKLLAIIANTRGANDASTHAEIDYLGFPFSISENFQMRNTHKTIAQSVVTLSEILEIADKSNKEVVVYISMGFGNPYGDPWNVDIVGEWTEKLANMGVKILSLSDTIGSSNPENINYLFSNLIPKYPSIEFGAHLHTTPTTWFEKVDAAYKAGCCRFDGAIQGFGGCPMAKDELTGNMPTEKMLSYFTQQKAHDLSAMAFESAYNEASKIFKTYH, encoded by the coding sequence ATGAAAAACCCCGTAAAACTTATCGAATGTCCAAGAGATGCTATGCAAGGCATCAAAGATTGGATTCCTACTGAGAAGAAGGTACAATACATTCAGTCGTTATTGCGCGTTGGTTTTGATACTATTGATTTTGGGAGTTTTGTATCTCCTAAAGCCATCCCCCAAATGGTAGATACTGCCGAAGTTTTAGCACAATTAGATTTAAGTAAAACTACAAGTAAGCTCTTAGCAATTATTGCAAATACAAGAGGCGCAAATGACGCTTCTACACATGCTGAAATTGATTATTTAGGTTTTCCGTTTTCTATTTCCGAAAACTTCCAGATGCGTAATACGCACAAAACTATAGCGCAATCTGTAGTTACGCTTTCAGAGATTTTAGAGATTGCAGATAAAAGCAATAAAGAAGTGGTGGTTTACATCTCTATGGGATTTGGTAATCCTTATGGCGATCCATGGAATGTCGATATTGTAGGCGAATGGACCGAAAAGTTAGCCAATATGGGAGTTAAGATTTTATCCTTGAGCGATACCATTGGTAGTTCTAATCCTGAAAATATCAACTATTTATTTTCTAACTTAATTCCTAAATACCCAAGTATAGAGTTTGGTGCACACTTACATACCACACCAACGACTTGGTTTGAGAAAGTGGATGCTGCTTATAAAGCAGGCTGTTGTCGTTTTGATGGTGCTATACAAGGTTTTGGTGGATGTCCAATGGCAAAAGATGAACTAACTGGTAATATGCCAACCGAAAAAATGTTGTCTTACTTCACACAACAAAAAGCACATGATTTAAGCGCTATGGCTTTTGAAAGTGCTTATAATGAGGCTAGTAAAATCTTCAAAACTTACCATTAA
- a CDS encoding quinone-dependent dihydroorotate dehydrogenase: MYKSIIRPILFKFDPEKVHYFTFDLIRNLSRIPGVKRLFRSLYVIEDQRLERELFGLKFKNPVGLAAGFDKNAVLYNELANFGFGFIEIGTVTPKGQVGNPKQRLFRLKEDKGIINRMGFNNEGLEAAIEQLKKNKGKLIIGGNIGKNTQTNPEDYTKDYLECFNALHPYVDYFVLNVSCPNVGSHAKLNDKDYLLELIGSVQKANTNFDTQKPILLKIAPDLNDGQLDEIVDLVNETNLDGVIASNTSTDRNDLKTSDERLTEIGNGGLSGQPIKAKSTRVIKYLADKSNKAFPIIGVGGIHSAEDALEKIDAGADLVQIYTGFIYEGPSLIKSINKAILKHS, from the coding sequence ATGTACAAGTCTATAATTCGCCCAATACTTTTTAAGTTTGACCCAGAAAAGGTACATTATTTCACATTTGATTTAATTAGAAACTTATCTAGGATTCCAGGTGTAAAAAGATTGTTCAGAAGTCTGTATGTAATAGAAGACCAGCGTTTGGAGCGAGAACTCTTTGGACTTAAATTTAAAAACCCTGTTGGTTTAGCTGCTGGTTTTGACAAAAATGCAGTGCTGTATAACGAATTGGCAAACTTTGGTTTTGGATTTATAGAAATAGGAACGGTTACACCAAAAGGTCAAGTAGGAAATCCAAAACAACGTTTATTTCGACTTAAAGAAGACAAAGGCATCATAAACCGTATGGGCTTTAATAACGAAGGTCTTGAAGCTGCAATAGAACAGTTGAAGAAGAATAAAGGTAAACTCATTATCGGCGGAAATATTGGTAAAAACACCCAAACCAATCCCGAAGATTATACCAAAGATTATCTAGAATGTTTTAATGCATTGCATCCATACGTTGATTACTTTGTATTGAATGTAAGCTGTCCTAATGTTGGAAGTCATGCTAAGCTTAATGATAAAGATTATTTATTAGAATTGATTGGCTCGGTACAAAAAGCAAACACCAATTTTGATACCCAAAAACCGATACTACTCAAAATTGCGCCAGACTTAAACGATGGCCAACTAGACGAAATCGTGGATTTAGTAAATGAAACAAATCTCGATGGTGTTATAGCTAGCAATACATCAACAGACCGAAATGATTTAAAAACTTCAGATGAGCGACTAACAGAAATTGGTAATGGCGGATTAAGCGGTCAACCCATTAAAGCGAAGTCTACACGTGTCATTAAATATTTAGCAGATAAGAGTAACAAGGCTTTTCCTATAATAGGCGTAGGTGGTATTCATTCTGCAGAAGACGCTCTTGAAAAAATAGATGCTGGCGCCGACTTGGTACAAATCTATACAGGATTTATTTACGAAGGACCAAGCTTAATTAAGTCTATAAATAAGGCTATTTTAAAACATTCGTAA
- a CDS encoding imelysin family protein, giving the protein MLKKIALLSLGLFLIISCSSSSDGTDEPIDNFDRTALLTNLADNIIIPALLDFQSEISALDVARANFVNDINQNNLDALSGAWLEAYTSWQNIEMFNLGIAETLSADANDGFIVFFNRFPVTVSDIETGASTGNYDLTSTNFYDAQGFPALDFLIHGTATGDTNAIDKFTTNANADGYVDYMTDVFSLMNSTINIVVSDWQGTYRNTFVSNTESSTSGSLDIIINDFIRYYEKGLRANKIGTPAGNFSEGETFPDKVEGFYKNDVSKQLALEGLGSVQRFFNGNAFSNNTSGFGLADYLDAVERTDLKNEINAQFQVAKESIESLNNSFSEQITADNTQMTQAYDELQRAVVLLKIDMASALNVDIVFFDNDGD; this is encoded by the coding sequence ATGTTAAAAAAGATTGCCCTTTTAAGTCTTGGTTTGTTCCTTATCATTTCATGTAGTTCTTCTAGTGATGGGACTGACGAACCTATAGACAATTTTGATAGAACTGCATTATTAACAAATTTAGCAGATAACATTATCATTCCTGCTTTATTAGATTTTCAATCTGAAATATCAGCCTTAGATGTGGCAAGGGCAAATTTTGTAAATGATATTAATCAGAATAATCTTGATGCTTTAAGTGGAGCTTGGTTAGAAGCTTACACATCTTGGCAAAATATTGAAATGTTTAATTTAGGCATTGCTGAAACACTTTCTGCTGATGCCAATGATGGCTTCATAGTATTTTTTAATAGATTTCCTGTGACTGTTTCTGATATTGAAACAGGAGCTTCAACAGGAAATTACGATTTAACAAGCACCAATTTTTATGATGCACAAGGATTTCCAGCTCTAGACTTCTTAATTCATGGTACAGCAACTGGAGACACAAATGCAATAGATAAATTTACAACCAATGCTAACGCAGATGGTTATGTAGACTATATGACAGATGTTTTTTCTTTAATGAATTCTACAATAAACATAGTGGTTAGCGACTGGCAAGGCACATACCGAAATACATTTGTAAGCAATACTGAATCAAGCACATCTGGTTCTTTGGATATTATTATTAATGATTTTATCCGTTATTACGAAAAAGGATTAAGAGCAAATAAAATTGGAACACCAGCAGGAAATTTCTCTGAAGGCGAAACATTTCCAGATAAAGTTGAAGGATTTTATAAAAATGATGTTTCAAAGCAATTAGCGTTAGAAGGTTTAGGTTCTGTACAACGATTTTTTAATGGAAACGCATTCAGCAATAATACAAGTGGATTTGGTCTAGCTGATTATTTAGATGCTGTTGAGCGTACAGATTTAAAAAATGAAATTAATGCGCAGTTTCAAGTGGCTAAGGAAAGTATTGAGTCTTTAAACAATAGTTTTAGCGAGCAGATAACTGCGGATAATACACAAATGACGCAAGCTTATGACGAGTTACAGCGCGCAGTAGTACTACTTAAAATCGATATGGCATCGGCACTAAATGTTGATATCGTATTTTTTGATAATGATGGAGATTAA
- a CDS encoding class I SAM-dependent methyltransferase, whose product MQFSKVIILAVLCFGFHTTYSQTKTTSETYTYKSGDYSGIGKWYMGREIAYIMGYQGIGWLERPEREAEENTTKLINNLDIKPSDVIADIGAGSGYHVFKMAPLAKNGSVYAVDIQKEMLMAIELENKTKKLSNIKLIEGAEQTSNLPENTIDKILMVDVYHEFNFPVEMLDSMKKALKKDGKIYLIEYRGEDDNVPMKRLHKMTEKQAVKEFEASGFKLLKNISNLPWQHCMVFIKQ is encoded by the coding sequence ATGCAATTTTCTAAAGTTATTATACTTGCCGTATTATGTTTTGGATTCCATACAACTTACAGTCAAACTAAAACTACATCCGAAACCTACACATATAAATCTGGTGATTACAGCGGCATCGGCAAATGGTACATGGGTAGAGAAATTGCATATATCATGGGCTATCAAGGTATCGGTTGGCTAGAGCGTCCAGAACGTGAAGCAGAAGAAAACACAACAAAGCTTATTAATAATTTAGACATAAAACCGTCTGATGTTATTGCAGACATTGGTGCTGGCTCTGGCTACCATGTTTTTAAAATGGCACCTTTAGCAAAGAATGGAAGTGTTTATGCTGTTGATATTCAGAAGGAAATGCTAATGGCTATTGAGCTTGAAAATAAAACCAAGAAGCTAAGCAACATTAAGCTTATTGAAGGTGCTGAACAGACCTCCAACTTACCAGAAAATACAATAGATAAAATCCTAATGGTTGATGTCTATCACGAGTTTAACTTTCCTGTTGAAATGCTAGATTCTATGAAAAAAGCCTTAAAAAAAGATGGTAAAATATATCTTATTGAATACCGTGGCGAAGATGATAACGTACCGATGAAAAGGCTGCATAAAATGACAGAGAAACAGGCCGTAAAGGAATTTGAAGCATCAGGTTTTAAGCTACTAAAAAACATATCTAATTTACCTTGGCAACATTGCATGGTATTTATTAAACAATAA
- a CDS encoding HTTM domain-containing protein, translated as MKYKFQSYINKTTPAAPLAVFRIGFGLMMLASIIRFWAKGWIETVYIAPKFHFTYFGFDWVKPLDNYTYLLFFICGLSAFFVALGLKYRLAIITFFISFTYIELIDKTTYLNHYYFISIVSFVMCFLPANAYFSIDAIRRKVSYTSIPKWTIDCIKLLLAIVYVYAGLAKINSDWMNRAMPLKIWLPSKYDLPLIGNNLMQQDWFHHAMSWSGMLYDLAIPFLLLYKRTRLIAFFFVVFFHVFTRVLFNIGMFPYVMIVSALIFFDASVHEKILNIFRAVFKFLRLKANTLQTKVYAYQKQKIVLPILAIFFAIQLLLPFRYLLYPGELFWTEEGYRFSWRVMLIEKAGFAEFKVVNGKTGEKFLVNNSDFLTPFQEKQMSTQPDFILQYAKYLEAHFSAQGHQNIEIYVDSYAALNGRISTRFIDPNVNLLEQEESFQHKNWILPFKDEIKGF; from the coding sequence ATGAAGTACAAGTTTCAATCCTATATCAATAAAACAACACCTGCCGCGCCATTAGCGGTTTTCCGTATTGGTTTTGGTCTAATGATGCTTGCAAGTATCATAAGGTTTTGGGCTAAAGGTTGGATTGAAACCGTTTATATAGCACCAAAATTTCACTTTACATATTTCGGTTTCGATTGGGTAAAGCCACTTGATAATTATACGTATTTGCTATTTTTTATCTGCGGGCTTTCAGCATTTTTCGTCGCACTTGGCTTAAAGTATCGGCTTGCTATTATTACGTTTTTTATCAGTTTTACGTACATCGAGTTAATAGACAAAACTACATATCTAAACCATTACTACTTTATCAGTATTGTTAGTTTTGTGATGTGTTTTTTGCCAGCAAATGCATACTTTTCTATAGATGCTATACGCAGAAAAGTAAGCTATACATCCATTCCAAAATGGACTATAGATTGCATAAAGCTTTTGCTAGCAATCGTTTATGTATACGCAGGTTTGGCAAAAATTAATTCCGATTGGATGAATCGTGCAATGCCTCTAAAAATATGGTTGCCATCTAAATACGATTTACCACTAATTGGGAATAACTTGATGCAGCAAGATTGGTTTCATCATGCCATGAGTTGGTCGGGTATGCTGTACGACTTGGCAATTCCTTTTTTATTACTTTACAAACGTACCCGATTGATAGCGTTTTTCTTTGTCGTATTTTTTCATGTATTTACCAGAGTACTATTCAATATAGGTATGTTTCCTTATGTGATGATTGTTTCAGCATTGATATTTTTTGATGCAAGTGTTCATGAAAAAATCTTGAATATTTTCCGAGCTGTTTTTAAGTTTTTAAGATTGAAAGCCAACACGCTTCAAACCAAAGTTTATGCTTATCAAAAGCAAAAAATAGTTTTGCCAATCTTGGCTATTTTCTTTGCTATTCAACTACTTTTGCCATTTCGATATTTGTTATATCCAGGAGAGTTATTTTGGACCGAAGAAGGTTATCGTTTTTCGTGGCGTGTGATGTTAATTGAAAAGGCTGGCTTTGCAGAATTTAAGGTTGTGAATGGTAAAACAGGCGAAAAATTTTTAGTTAATAACTCAGATTTTTTAACGCCATTTCAAGAGAAGCAAATGAGCACACAGCCAGATTTTATTTTGCAATATGCTAAGTATTTAGAAGCACATTTTTCGGCACAAGGACACCAAAACATCGAAATTTATGTCGATAGTTATGCAGCTCTAAATGGTCGAATAAGTACACGTTTTATTGACCCAAATGTCAATTTATTAGAACAAGAAGAATCATTTCAACACAAAAATTGGATTTTACCATTTAAGGATGAGATTAAAGGATTTTAG
- a CDS encoding YdeI/OmpD-associated family protein encodes MKKVNSVEEYIKTNNHWQKELEFLRSLVLKTELNEAIKWSAPVYELHGKNVLGLGAFKNHFCIWFFNGVFLKDKQNILVNAQENKTKGLRQMRFNAFDEVNTVLVLAYVKEAIENQRAGKEIKVVRKGKTVVIPQELKTVLNDDQDLQLAFSALTPGKQREYCEYISSAKREATKISRLEKIIPMILNGVGLNDKYKNC; translated from the coding sequence ATGAAAAAAGTCAACTCCGTCGAAGAATACATAAAAACCAATAATCATTGGCAAAAAGAACTTGAATTTTTGCGATCACTTGTTTTAAAAACTGAGCTTAATGAAGCTATAAAATGGTCTGCTCCAGTTTACGAACTACATGGCAAAAATGTATTGGGTTTGGGTGCTTTTAAAAATCATTTTTGCATTTGGTTTTTTAATGGTGTGTTTCTCAAAGACAAGCAAAATATTTTAGTCAATGCTCAAGAAAACAAGACCAAAGGTTTACGTCAAATGCGCTTTAATGCTTTTGATGAGGTTAATACAGTTTTGGTCTTAGCCTACGTCAAAGAAGCCATAGAAAACCAACGTGCTGGCAAAGAAATAAAAGTTGTTCGTAAAGGCAAAACAGTAGTCATCCCACAAGAGTTAAAAACTGTCCTAAACGACGACCAAGATCTACAATTAGCCTTTAGCGCATTAACTCCAGGAAAACAAAGAGAATATTGCGAATACATTTCATCTGCAAAACGCGAGGCAACAAAGATATCGCGTTTAGAAAAAATAATACCTATGATTCTTAATGGTGTTGGACTTAATGATAAGTATAAAAATTGCTAA
- the pepT gene encoding peptidase T, with protein sequence MINKQNLIDRFISYVTIDTESDPNSDTTPSTAKQWDLANKLADELKEMGMSDVSIDDNAYIMATLPSNVDHDVPVIGFISHFDTTPDYTGANVKPQLVENYQGQDLVLNAEENIVLSPDYFEDLLLYKGQTLITTDGTTLLGADDKAGITEIMEAMKHLINNPDIKHGTIKVGFTPDEEIGRGAHKFDIKKFGADWAYTMDGSQIGELEYENFNAAGAVVKVNGKIVHPGYAKGKMVNSMYYANEFMNALPKDETPEHTEDYEGFFHLYAVNGKVESTKLEYIIRDHNKDKFEARKTLMQKIVTNLNDKYGKPVFEINIKDQYYNMKEKVTPVMHIVDIAEEAMKALGIKPLIKPIRGGTDGSQLSYMGLPCPNIFAGGHNFHGRYEYVPVESMIKATEVICMIAELTAVKQKS encoded by the coding sequence ATGATAAATAAACAAAACCTCATAGATCGTTTTATAAGTTACGTTACCATAGATACAGAATCTGACCCAAACTCAGACACCACACCAAGTACAGCAAAACAGTGGGATTTGGCAAACAAGCTTGCCGATGAGCTTAAAGAGATGGGCATGAGTGATGTATCCATAGACGATAACGCATACATCATGGCAACCTTACCAAGTAATGTAGACCATGATGTACCTGTGATTGGTTTTATTTCTCACTTTGATACCACACCAGATTATACTGGTGCTAATGTAAAACCGCAACTCGTAGAAAATTACCAAGGACAAGATTTGGTTTTAAATGCTGAAGAAAACATTGTACTGTCTCCAGATTATTTTGAAGACCTTTTACTCTACAAAGGACAAACCTTAATCACTACTGATGGCACAACGCTTTTAGGCGCTGATGATAAAGCCGGAATTACTGAGATTATGGAAGCGATGAAACACCTTATCAATAATCCAGATATTAAACACGGTACTATTAAAGTTGGTTTTACACCAGACGAAGAAATTGGTCGTGGCGCACATAAATTTGATATCAAAAAGTTTGGTGCGGATTGGGCATACACGATGGACGGCAGCCAAATTGGCGAATTAGAATACGAAAATTTTAATGCGGCTGGTGCTGTTGTTAAAGTCAACGGAAAGATTGTACATCCAGGCTATGCTAAAGGCAAAATGGTAAATAGCATGTATTATGCTAACGAATTTATGAATGCTTTACCAAAAGACGAAACACCAGAACATACTGAAGATTATGAAGGTTTCTTTCATTTATATGCGGTTAATGGCAAAGTAGAATCTACCAAACTAGAATATATTATTAGAGACCACAATAAAGACAAGTTTGAAGCTCGTAAAACGCTGATGCAAAAAATAGTGACTAACCTCAATGATAAATATGGCAAGCCAGTTTTTGAAATAAACATCAAAGACCAATACTACAATATGAAAGAAAAGGTAACACCAGTAATGCACATTGTAGATATTGCTGAAGAAGCTATGAAAGCTTTAGGTATAAAACCACTTATAAAACCTATTCGTGGCGGAACTGATGGCTCACAGTTATCGTATATGGGTTTACCGTGTCCAAACATATTTGCTGGTGGTCATAACTTCCATGGACGTTATGAATATGTGCCTGTTGAGAGCATGATTAAAGCGACAGAAGTGATTTGTATGATTGCGGAGTTGACAGCGGTAAAACAAAAAAGCTAA
- a CDS encoding DUF4856 domain-containing protein, whose amino-acid sequence MKKLILSICVVGSLFTSCDSDDDNGSNANQVTAPQTFVFERNGNTTVSYSGQTTRIEMGEEFVSALKDPSKTEAQLDGMFTNTGDNFSDADLNSSSKTIRSKTAASQDYFSSNTTEANAIKAQFDGWIANQVNDVYPRWNDLASAGVAGQIQEAGGTVRYVNGKGLEYNQAINKGLIGALMVDQMLNNYLSTSVLDEGQNRANNDNEVLEEGKNYTKMEHKWDEAFGYLYGTDNAIVPLLNQDSFLNKYLSRVENDTDFTGIAQEIYDALKLGRAAIVAKNYEVRDQQVDIIREKVSEIVGIRAVYYLQQAKATLGTDNASAFHDLSEGFGFIMSLQFTREPGADAPYFSKSEVDGFLAQLMENDGFWDVTSATLDNMSDSIAARFDFTVAQAAN is encoded by the coding sequence ATGAAAAAATTAATATTAAGTATTTGTGTAGTTGGTAGCCTATTCACATCATGTGATAGCGACGACGATAATGGCAGTAACGCAAACCAAGTTACAGCACCACAAACGTTCGTGTTTGAAAGAAACGGAAACACAACCGTAAGTTATAGCGGTCAAACGACCAGAATAGAAATGGGAGAAGAATTTGTTTCTGCGTTAAAAGACCCATCAAAAACAGAAGCTCAGTTAGATGGTATGTTTACCAACACAGGCGATAATTTCTCAGATGCCGATTTAAATAGTTCTTCAAAAACAATAAGAAGTAAAACTGCAGCTTCTCAAGATTATTTTTCTTCAAATACAACCGAAGCAAATGCCATAAAAGCGCAGTTTGATGGTTGGATAGCTAATCAAGTCAACGATGTTTACCCAAGATGGAATGATTTAGCTTCTGCTGGTGTTGCGGGTCAAATTCAAGAAGCAGGCGGAACAGTGCGTTATGTAAATGGAAAAGGACTAGAGTATAACCAAGCGATTAACAAAGGATTAATTGGTGCATTAATGGTAGACCAAATGCTCAATAACTATTTAAGTACTTCAGTTTTAGATGAAGGTCAAAATCGTGCTAATAATGATAACGAAGTTTTAGAAGAAGGAAAAAACTATACAAAAATGGAGCACAAATGGGACGAGGCTTTCGGTTATTTATATGGGACCGACAACGCTATTGTACCATTGCTTAACCAAGATAGTTTTTTAAATAAATATTTATCTCGTGTAGAAAATGACACAGATTTTACTGGTATTGCTCAAGAAATTTACGATGCCTTAAAATTAGGTAGAGCCGCAATTGTAGCTAAAAATTACGAAGTAAGAGACCAACAAGTAGATATTATTAGAGAAAAAGTTTCTGAAATTGTAGGAATTAGAGCAGTCTACTACTTACAGCAAGCAAAAGCGACTTTAGGAACAGACAATGCATCTGCATTTCATGATTTATCTGAAGGTTTTGGATTTATAATGAGTTTACAATTCACAAGAGAACCAGGAGCCGATGCACCATATTTTAGTAAGTCTGAGGTTGATGGATTTTTAGCACAACTTATGGAAAATGATGGTTTCTGGGATGTGACATCTGCAACACTAGATAATATGTCTGATAGTATTGCAGCACGTTTTGATTTTACTGTGGCACAAGCCGCTAACTAA
- a CDS encoding T9SS type A sorting domain-containing protein, whose product MTKKTTILFILLFCLLNISYAQTIFDWDNPNPVDNGNTVTQTKDGILTTFIGDTFTLFEDIGGTGGSSGNVVRTGNEVSLITFTFDQAINIVSILALDGSSGTPANTFTFTPSGGTNSVVVANIAGDAVSVELNWTGVNSFTVETDVDVILAFDNLIVQNFPLQTDDFKVENILVYPNPVNNYLTLKNVENIEESSIYNSLGQFILSTKETLIDLSKLTNGIYYLKIRTQNGTEIKKIIKK is encoded by the coding sequence ATGACTAAAAAAACTACAATTCTTTTTATTCTATTATTCTGTTTATTAAACATTTCTTATGCTCAAACAATATTTGATTGGGACAACCCCAATCCGGTTGATAACGGAAACACTGTAACCCAAACTAAGGATGGTATTCTTACCACCTTCATTGGAGATACCTTTACTCTATTTGAAGACATAGGCGGAACAGGTGGTTCGAGTGGAAACGTAGTACGGACAGGTAATGAGGTTTCATTAATCACCTTTACATTTGACCAAGCAATAAATATAGTTTCTATTTTGGCATTAGATGGCAGTTCTGGAACCCCTGCAAATACATTTACTTTTACACCCTCAGGAGGTACCAATTCAGTAGTTGTTGCAAATATTGCTGGAGATGCTGTTTCTGTTGAATTAAATTGGACTGGAGTGAACTCTTTTACAGTAGAAACAGATGTCGATGTTATATTAGCATTTGACAATTTAATAGTTCAAAACTTCCCTTTACAAACAGATGATTTTAAAGTTGAAAATATTTTGGTTTATCCCAATCCAGTTAATAATTATTTAACATTAAAAAATGTAGAAAATATCGAAGAATCCTCTATTTACAATAGTTTAGGTCAATTCATTTTAAGTACAAAAGAAACATTAATCGACCTAAGTAAATTGACTAATGGTATTTATTATTTGAAGATTCGAACGCAAAATGGGACTGAAATTAAAAAAATAATAAAAAAATAA